A DNA window from Setaria viridis chromosome 2, Setaria_viridis_v4.0, whole genome shotgun sequence contains the following coding sequences:
- the LOC117844540 gene encoding protein GAMETE EXPRESSED 1, with the protein MTRNAWSVLLILICLWVCPLRTSGFSWNIFSSSSPGSSAKAANQRAPMMELDGAVADFTMDGANNPRGLKLLENAQSKLAGPRNCWQEAYRKLFASCGDIMADKERQSRLAWHLSSCFQEDSGRPPFPSCAEGSRMVHCRSRLSDSEGKVFLEFFLETNTLCHQLQAEAFKHNTERLVNDLTRTSKSAEEKLEVIEERSDQIIKESEKVQDKISSIEEQTDRLAETSKNVGEQINDVLDHSKAIFEQSKVIAKAQAALKEGQTEMREKIDAGMARVEESYASLGKGMDNLKEETGYVKREIKSVGDSMSSKMQDLQSKADDIGSVAGKSLENQMQLLDRQSRTMEGLNNLHSFQAKALEESRETVQKLAQFGQRQQEELLARQEQIRQAHDHLIQNSHSILEAQEEFRAKQANIFAALDKLHILHNAILAESRFIKAFFFYCCIVFLIYMLTSAKQTFSIRGQLYFGLCITLVLEIGLIKIGADDFDKQFWIMSKVFLVRMLFLGVATVQILHSIFTYRDYEALNHRLLQTLVEKVRALEKNAGGRALPYDTEESEGSLMDYSWVFDELADEVDSKVDPSYVLPPVRPPRTCHEVVLPEEVGENSITTLVGRRYNLRSRK; encoded by the exons ATGACGAGAAACGCGTGGTCCGTGCTGCTGATTTTGATCTGTTTATGGGTTTGCCCTCTGAGGACCAGTGGATTCTCATGGAAcatcttctcctcctcgtcgccgggcTCGTCGGCGAAGGCGGCTAACCAGCGCGCTCCAATGATGGAGCTAGATGGCGCAGTGGCCGACTTCACCATGGACGGCGCCAACAACCCGCGAGGGCTGAAGCTGCTGGAGAACGCGCAGAGCAAGCTCGCCGGGCCGAGGAACTGCTGGCAGGAGGCGTACCGGAAGCTTTTCGCCAGCTGCGGCGACATCATGGCGGATAAGGAGAGGCAGTCACGCCTGGCCTGGCACCTCAGCAGCTGCTTCCAGGAGGACTCGGGGCGGCCGCCCTTCCCGTCCTGCGCCGAGGGCTCCAGGATGGTCCATTGCCGCAGCCGGCTGAGTGATTCCGAGGGGAAGGTGTTCCTTGAGTTCTTCCTCGAGACCAATACCCTGTGCCACCAGTTGCA GGCTGAAGCGTTCAAGCACAACACAGAGAGGCTCGTCAATGACCTGACAAGGACATCCAAGTCTGCCGAGGAGAAGCTCGAGGTGATCGAGGAGAGGTCAGATCAAATTATTAAGGAGTCTGAAAAGGTTCAGGACAAGATATCATCGATCGAGGAACAAACCGACCGTCTGGCAGAGACGTCGAAGAACGTGGGGGAGCAGATCAATGACGTGCTGGATCACTCGAAGGCCATCTTTGAGCAGTCCAAGGTGATCGCCAAAGCTCAGGCAGCCCTCAAGGAAGGGCAAACGGAGATGAGGGAGAAGATCGACGCAGGCATGGCGCGCGTCGAGGAGTCGTATGCGAGCCTTGGTAAAGGGATGGATAACCTGAAAGAGGAGACAGGATACGTTAAGAGGGAAATAAAAAGTGTTGGCGATTCAATGTCTTCAAAGATGCAAGATTTGCAGAGCAAGGCTGATGATATTGGGAGTGTGGCTGGCAAGTCATTGGAGAATCAGATGCAGCTGCTGGATCGTCAGAGCCGGACCATGGAAGGATTGAATAATCTCCACAGCTTTCAAGCAAAAGCTCTTGAAGAAAGCAG GGAAACAGTTCAGAAACTTGCGCAGTTTGGCCAACGCCAGCAGGAAGAGCTATTGGCCCGGCAAGAACAGATCCGGCAAGCCCACGATCATCTCATCCAAAACTCGCACTCAATACTGGAAGCACAG GAAGAGTTCAGAGCAAAGCAGGCCAACATTTTTGCCGCTCTGGATAAACTGCACATCCTGCACAACGCCATCCTAGCCGAGTCTCGCTTCATCAAGGCATTCTTCTTCTACTGCTGCATCGTGTTCCTCATCTACATGCTCACTAGTGCAAAGCAAACGTTCAGCATCAGGGGCCAGCTCTACTTTG GTCTTTGCATCACATTAGTCCTGGAGATTGGGCTGATCAAGATCGGCGCCGACGACTTCGACAAGCAGTTCTGGATCATGTCCAAGGTGTTCTTGGTCAGAATGCTGTTTCTCGGGGTCGCCACTGTCCAGATCCTTCACTCTATATTCACCTACAG GGACTACGAGGCGCTGAACCACCGGCTCCTCCAGACGCTGGTGGAGAAGGTCCGGGCGCTGGAGAAGAACGCCGGCGGGAGGGCGCTGCCGTACGACACGGAGGAGAGCGAGGGGAGCCTGATGGATTACTCGTGGGTCTTCGACGAGCTGGCGGACGAGGTGGACAGCAAGGTGGATCCGAGCTACGTGTTGCCGCCGGTGCGGCCGCCCCGGACGTGCCACGAGGTCGTGTTGCCGGAGGAGGTCGGCGAGAACTCCATCACCACGTTGGTGGGCCGGAGGTACAATCTACGGTCGCGGAAGTAG
- the LOC117845471 gene encoding probable GTP diphosphokinase RSH3, chloroplastic, whose protein sequence is MSLPAISLYTSPPAAVYSEFDTSSRGSSPCTTAAPPPPAASHRLPAGGGGLSCLFSSPAAAAAPPRAPAHDELGALWHDRSDDLSVGGGGGYSYSHSSSPLKWRDLHHHHHHSPVSVFQGPSSSSPSRSPPASWLAGRDRDRLFAGFVRNALGSCVDYAPATSPRPEVGAGELAFELDENLAEASPACEPYARELLASAQDRHRIFHEEVVVKAFLEAEKAHRGQTRASGDPYLQHCVETAVLLAKIGANAAVVSAGLLHDTIDDSFIDYDHIFHMFGAGVADLVEGVSKLSHLSKLARDNNTASRTVEADRLHTMLLAMADARAVLIKLADRLHNMETLEALPLTKQQRFAKETKEIFVPLANRLGIASWKDQLENLCFKYLNPEEHKELSSKLTESFDEELITSAVDKLDKGLRDAAVSYHNLSGRHKSLYSIHSKMLKKNLTMEEIHDIHGLRLVVEKEEDCYRALSVVHKLWPQVTGRFKDYISRPKLNGYRSLHTVVMSDGVHPFEVQIRTKEMHLQAEYGFAAHWRYKEGTCRHSFVLQMVEWARWVLTWQCEAMNKERTASLGSSDTVRPPCPFPLHSEDCPYSYTSQCNHDGPIFVILLEHDKMSVQEFPANSTVMDLMDRIGANSPRWSPYSIPMKEDLRPRVNHEPISDPNRKLSMGDVVELTPALPHKSLSGYREEIQRMYDRGGFALATRGGGSRRC, encoded by the exons ATGTCGTTACCCGCGATTTCCCTGTACACTAGTCCGCCAGCTGCGGTCTACTCCGAGTTCGACACGAGCTCCCGTGGTTCGTCGCCGtgcaccaccgccgcgccgccgccgccggccgcctcccacCGTCTGcctgccggcggcggtggcctctCTTGCCTTTTCTCCTCGCCagccgcggcggctgcgccgccccgcgccccgGCTCACGACGAGCTCGGCGCGCTGTGGCACGACAGATCCGACGACCtgagcgtcggcggcgggggcggctaCTCCTACTCCCACTCGTCCTCACCGCTCAAGTGGCGggacctgcaccaccaccaccaccacagccccGTATCGGTGTTCCAGGGTCCGTCGTCCTCTTCGCCGTCCCGGAGCCCGCCGGCTTCTTGGCTCGCTGGCCGCGACCGCGACCGCCTCTTCGCTGGCTTCGTGCGCAACGCGCTCGGCTCCTGCGTTGACTACGCGCCGGCCACCAGCCCTCGGCCGGaggtcggcgccggcgagctcgcgtTCGAGCTCGACGAGAACCTCGCGGAGGCGAGCCCAGCCTGCGAGCCGTACGCCCGAGAGCTGCTCGCCAGTGCCCAGGATCGCCACCGCATCTTCCACGAGGAGGTCGTCGTGAAGGCCTTCTTGGAGGCTGAGAAGGCTCACCGTGGCCAG ACGCGGGCGAGTGGTGATCCATACTTGCAACATTGTGTGGAGACTGCCGTGCTACTGGCCAAGATAGGCGCAAACGCAGCGGTTGTCTCGGCTGGGCTTCTGCACGACACCATTGACGATTCATTCATTGACTATGATCACATCTTCCACATGTTTGGTGCTGGGGTTGCTGATCTCGTGGAAGGG GTTTCCAAGTTAAGCCACCTGAGCAAACTTGCTCGTGATAACAACACAGCAAGCAGAACTGTTGAGGCAGACCGCTTGCATACAATGCTTCTTGCAATGGCAGATGCACGAGCTGTCCTAATAAAGCTTGCAGATCGCTTGCATAACATGGAGACCTTAGAAGCTTTACCTTTGACCAAACAACAAAGATTTGCCAAAGAGACCAAGGAGATTTTTGTGCCTTTGGCTAATCGATTAGGGATTGCTAGCTGGAAGGACCAGCTGGAAAATCTTTGTTTCAAGTATTTGAATCCAGAAGAGCACAAGGAGTTGTCATCCAAACTTACAGAGTCCTTTGATGAAGAACTAATTACGTCTGCTGTGGATAAACTTGATAAAGGTCTGAGGGATGCTGCTGTATCATATCACAATCTTTCTGGGAGGCACAAGAGCCTGTACAGTATTCACTCCAAGATGCTAAA GAAGAACTTGACAATGGAGGAGATACATGATATACATGGTCTGCGCCTCGTGGttgagaaggaagaagattgCTATCGAGCACTTAGTGTTGTTCATAAATTGTGGCCTCAAGTCACTGGAAGATTCAAGGATTACATTTCACGTCCAAAATTAAATGG GTATCGATCATTGCACACTGTCGTCATGAGCGATGGCGTTCACCCATTTGAAGTCCAAATTCGCACAAAGGAGATGCATCTGCAGGCCGAGTATGGATTTGCTGCGCACTGGAGGTACAAGGAAGGTACCTGCAGGCACTCCTTTGTGCTCCAAATGGTGGAATGGGCAAGATGGGTTCTTACGTGGCAATGTGAAGCGATGAACAAAGAGCGGACTGCGTCGCTTGGCAGTAGTGATACTGTGAGGCCACCTTGCCCGTTTCCCTTGCATTCAGAGGACTGCCCTTACTCATATACCAGCCAATGCAACCATGATGGACCCATATTTGTCATCCTGCTGGAGCATGATAAG ATGTCTGTCCAAGAATTCCCGGCAAATTCAACCGTGATGGATCTTATGGACCGCATCGGCGCCAACAGCCCAAGATGGAGCCCCTACAGCATTCCCATGAAGGAAGATCTGCGACCGAGGGTGAACCATGAGCCCATAAGTGACCCGAACCGGAAGCTCAGCATGGGGGACGTGGTGGAGCTGACTCCGGCCCTGCCTCACAAGTCCCTCAGCGGGTACCGGGAAGAGATCCAGCGCATGTACGACCGCGGCGGCTTCGCCCTCGCAACCCGGGGCGGTGGCTCAAGACGCTGCTGA
- the LOC117844879 gene encoding protein transport protein SEC13 homolog A encodes MPPHKIETGHQDVVHDVAMDYYGKRIATASSDNTIKIVGVSGTSHQQLATLSGHQGPVWQAAWAHPKFGSMLASCGYDGRVIIWKEGGKPDEWVQAHTFTEHKSSVNSIAWAPHELGLCLACGSSDGNISVFTARADGVWDTTRIDQAHPVGVTSVSWAPAMAPGALITAGPSGQFEYVQKLASGGCDNTVKVWKLQNGSWRMDCFPALQMHKDWVRDVAWAPNLGLPKSTIASASQDGTVVIWTEAKEGEQWVGRILHDFKTPVWRLSWSLTGNILAASDGNNNVTLWKEAVDGEWQQVTTVEP; translated from the coding sequence ATGCCTCCCCACAAGATCGAAACCgggcaccaggatgtggtgcaCGATGTCGCCATGGATTACTATGGGAAGCGCATCGCAACAGCGTCCTCGGACAACACCATAAAGATCGTCGGCGTCAGTGGAACCTCACACCAGCAGCTGGCCACCCTGAGCGGGCACCAGGGGCCAGTCTGGCAGGCCGCATGGGCTCACCCCAAGTTCGGCTCAATGCTGGCCTCCTGTGGCTACGACGGTCGTGTGATCATATGGAAGGAAGGGGGCAAACCTGACGAGTGGGTTCAGGCGCATACTTTCACTGAGCACAAGTCCTCCGTCAACTCCATTGCATGGGCGCCTCATGAGCTTGGGCTCTGCTTGGCTTGCGGCTCATCTGACGGGAACATATCAGTATTCACAGCTCGTGCTGATGGAGTTTGGGACACAACGCGCATTGATCAGGCACATCCAGTTGGCGTGACTTCGGTTTCTTGGGCTCCGGCAATGGCCCCTGGTGCTTTGATCACTGCTGGACCTTCTGGTCAGTTTGAGTATGTTCAGAAACTTGCATCTGGTGGCTGCGATAACACGGTCAAAGTCTGGAAGCTGCAAAATGGAAGTTGGAGGATGGATTGCTTCCCTGCCCTTCAGATGCACAAGGACTGGGTGAGGGATGTGGCCTGGGCTCCAAACCTTGGTCTTCCAAAGTCTACCATTGCCAGCGCGTCTCAGGATGGAACTGTTGTGATCTGGACCGAGGCGAAGGAAGGTGAGCAATGGGTAGGCAGGATTTTGCACGACTTCAAAACCCCTGTGTGGAGGCTGTCATGGTCACTTACTGGGAACATTTTGGCTGCTTCTGATGGTAATAACAATGTGACCTTGTGGAAGGAAGCTGTTGATGGTGAATGGCAGCAAGTGACCACTGTTGAGCCATAG